A portion of the Desulfopila inferna genome contains these proteins:
- a CDS encoding ArsR/SmtB family transcription factor, producing MTPDKCDTRIIHMEKVTMAKDSSLEEAELVDLALFFKTFADPSRLKIMMALAQQEMCVCDIAAFLDISESAVSHQLRYLRGSRLVKNRRDGTILYYRLTDNHVKEMIDTGLEHIRE from the coding sequence ATGACACCAGATAAATGTGACACCAGAATAATTCACATGGAAAAAGTGACAATGGCGAAAGATTCCTCCCTTGAGGAAGCGGAGCTGGTTGATCTTGCACTTTTTTTTAAAACCTTTGCCGACCCCAGCAGACTGAAGATTATGATGGCCCTGGCTCAGCAGGAGATGTGCGTCTGCGATATTGCCGCTTTTCTTGATATTTCCGAGTCAGCCGTCAGCCACCAGCTCCGCTATCTGCGTGGCTCCCGACTGGTGAAAAACAGAAGGGATGGAACTATTTTGTATTACCGGCTCACGGATAACCATGTTAAAGAAATGATTGACACGGGACTTGAGCATATACGAGAATAA
- the trpA gene encoding tryptophan synthase subunit alpha has product MHLEDRLINMRREKDILLMTHIVLGYPSFEANREVVRQMVENGVDCIEMQIPFSEPMADGPVIMKANLDSLKRGTEVKQCLLFGAEMARTHNIPFLYMTYYNIIFKYGEKEFIDECAASGITGLIVPDLPPEQSDGFFSYAAEQNISTILIYSPTSTDERLAELDKAGSGFIYCMARRGVTGSKSELDDTFDTYLQRCRKATAKPLAVGFGIRSREDIAALKGKADMAVIGSETIRLVDAEGAGSVGQFITDLRS; this is encoded by the coding sequence ATGCATCTTGAAGACCGTTTGATAAATATGCGCAGGGAGAAAGACATCCTGCTCATGACCCACATTGTTTTGGGCTACCCTTCTTTTGAAGCTAACCGGGAGGTCGTTCGGCAGATGGTTGAAAACGGCGTGGACTGCATTGAAATGCAAATCCCCTTTTCCGAGCCGATGGCCGACGGGCCTGTAATCATGAAGGCTAATCTCGACAGTCTGAAACGAGGAACCGAGGTAAAGCAGTGTCTGCTCTTTGGTGCCGAGATGGCGCGCACCCACAATATCCCCTTTCTCTACATGACCTATTACAACATCATTTTCAAATATGGCGAGAAAGAATTTATCGACGAATGCGCCGCCTCCGGCATAACCGGACTGATTGTCCCGGACTTGCCTCCTGAACAAAGCGACGGCTTTTTTTCCTATGCCGCCGAGCAAAACATCTCTACTATACTTATCTATTCACCCACCTCCACAGATGAACGCCTGGCGGAACTGGACAAAGCGGGCAGTGGCTTTATCTACTGCATGGCCCGTCGCGGTGTTACCGGCAGCAAATCCGAACTCGATGATACTTTCGATACCTATCTGCAGCGCTGTCGAAAGGCGACAGCAAAACCTCTTGCCGTAGGATTCGGCATTCGATCACGTGAAGACATAGCGGCCCTCAAGGGCAAAGCCGATATGGCGGTAATTGGTTCTGAAACAATCCGCCTCGTCGATGCCGAAGGCGCCGGCAGTGTCGGCCAGTTTATCACAGATTTACGGAGTTAA
- the rsmI gene encoding 16S rRNA (cytidine(1402)-2'-O)-methyltransferase, which yields MHDSTSAKTGTLYIVATPIGNLEDITLRAIRILKEADYIAAEDTRHTKKLLNHLGIDTNLISYYREQEQQRAEQIVRFLEEGQDVAIVTDAGTPAISDPGTVVVRKARERGLKIVPIPGPSALTAALSCAGIEEKAIMFHGFAPAKKTQRKKLLQTLLHADYYAVFYESPHRIEGFLQDAIAALGDRQIFMARELTKNFEELQQTSLSELIVITSSRKSRGEHVLILAPADAVPSKEMDIDDLILWYRDHSSLSLKDSCKTLAADLGVSRSKLYKRALQLWSDDEGTGNL from the coding sequence ATGCATGATAGCACGTCAGCCAAAACAGGAACACTCTATATTGTTGCCACCCCCATCGGCAACCTTGAGGATATAACTCTGCGTGCCATTCGCATCCTTAAAGAGGCAGACTATATCGCAGCAGAGGATACGCGTCATACCAAGAAACTCCTCAATCATTTAGGCATTGACACCAACCTCATCTCCTACTACCGGGAGCAGGAGCAGCAGCGGGCTGAACAAATTGTCCGTTTCCTCGAAGAGGGGCAGGATGTAGCGATTGTCACCGATGCCGGTACACCGGCTATTTCCGACCCGGGAACCGTCGTTGTGCGCAAGGCTCGGGAACGCGGCTTGAAGATTGTTCCCATACCGGGGCCATCGGCGCTGACAGCCGCTCTCTCCTGTGCGGGTATAGAGGAAAAAGCTATCATGTTTCATGGTTTTGCGCCTGCGAAAAAAACTCAGAGAAAAAAGCTTCTGCAGACCCTGCTTCATGCAGACTATTATGCAGTATTTTATGAGTCTCCCCACAGGATAGAAGGATTTCTTCAGGATGCCATCGCTGCCTTGGGAGATCGCCAGATATTCATGGCTCGCGAACTCACCAAAAACTTCGAGGAGCTGCAACAGACATCACTTTCGGAATTGATCGTAATTACCTCCTCCAGGAAAAGTCGCGGTGAGCATGTTCTCATCCTGGCTCCGGCCGATGCTGTACCTTCTAAAGAGATGGATATTGATGATCTCATTCTCTGGTATAGGGACCACTCCTCGCTATCGCTGAAAGACAGCTGCAAAACACTCGCGGCCGATCTGGGAGTATCGCGCTCAAAACTATACAAAAGAGCGCTGCAGCTCTGGTCTGATGACGAAGGTACTGGTAATTTGTAA
- the trpB gene encoding tryptophan synthase subunit beta, whose protein sequence is MVKKGYFGSWGGAFIPEVLHQTFKELEEYFSQAKNDPQFWQEYLKVMSTYSCRPTPLTHAENLSRHFGGAQIYIKREDLNHTGAHKANNVMGQGLLVKRMGKKRVIAETGAGQHGMATATMAAKYGFDCTIYMGEVDVLRQRPNVFWMEKMGATVVSVKDGSRTLKDAINEAFRDWVTNVDTTHYVFGTACGPAPFPEMVSWFQSIVGNEAIEQILAQHGRKPVRIYACVGGGSNAMGVFGRFLDEEGVELVGVEAGGRGIDTGKHAARLCGSDASPGVAQGYRTMFLQNDDGQMLETHSVAAGLDYVGVSPILSDLWERGKVRFESATDAEVIEALDLTMKKEGIIPALESAHAFVQAFKEAPALSPDDAVIINMSGRGDKDIFTIAHAFDDPSWKKFIIQRGLEYSKSK, encoded by the coding sequence ATGGTGAAGAAAGGATATTTTGGCAGCTGGGGAGGCGCTTTTATCCCCGAGGTGCTCCATCAGACATTTAAGGAGCTTGAAGAGTATTTCAGCCAGGCAAAAAACGACCCGCAATTCTGGCAGGAATATCTCAAGGTAATGTCCACCTATTCTTGTCGGCCTACACCCCTGACCCATGCCGAAAACCTCTCCAGACATTTCGGCGGAGCCCAGATCTACATCAAGCGGGAAGATCTCAATCATACCGGCGCGCATAAAGCGAACAATGTCATGGGCCAGGGCCTTCTGGTAAAACGCATGGGCAAAAAGCGGGTCATCGCAGAAACAGGAGCAGGGCAGCATGGCATGGCCACCGCCACCATGGCCGCTAAATACGGTTTCGATTGCACCATTTATATGGGAGAAGTCGATGTCCTCCGCCAGCGCCCCAACGTCTTCTGGATGGAAAAAATGGGTGCCACGGTCGTTTCCGTTAAAGATGGGTCGCGAACCTTGAAAGACGCCATCAACGAAGCCTTCCGCGACTGGGTAACCAATGTGGACACCACCCACTATGTCTTCGGCACCGCCTGCGGACCAGCGCCTTTCCCGGAGATGGTCTCCTGGTTCCAGTCCATAGTCGGCAATGAGGCAATAGAACAGATCCTGGCACAGCATGGCCGCAAACCCGTCCGAATCTATGCCTGTGTCGGCGGAGGCTCCAATGCCATGGGGGTTTTCGGCCGTTTCCTCGATGAAGAAGGAGTCGAGCTGGTCGGTGTGGAAGCAGGCGGCCGGGGAATCGATACCGGCAAACACGCGGCCAGGCTCTGCGGCTCCGATGCTTCACCGGGCGTGGCTCAGGGATACCGCACCATGTTCCTGCAAAACGACGACGGCCAAATGCTTGAAACACACTCGGTGGCGGCCGGTCTCGACTATGTCGGTGTCTCCCCCATTCTCTCCGATCTCTGGGAGAGAGGCAAGGTACGCTTCGAGTCGGCAACCGACGCAGAAGTGATCGAAGCGCTCGATCTGACCATGAAAAAAGAAGGAATTATCCCAGCGCTCGAGTCGGCTCACGCTTTTGTACAGGCTTTCAAGGAGGCTCCGGCACTGTCGCCGGACGATGCCGTCATTATCAATATGTCCGGCCGCGGCGATAAGGATATTTTCACCATTGCCCACGCCTTTGACGATCCCTCCTGGAAAAAGTTCATCATCCAGCGAGGCCTTGAATACAGCAAAAGCAAATAG